Proteins co-encoded in one Metabacillus sp. KUDC1714 genomic window:
- a CDS encoding ABC transporter substrate-binding protein — MKKGLKIFSAVMLSSVLLLTACTSNETSNKQKESKSAFNKTGLPIVNESITLNFVSPKAPLAPNYNEMAIVQQLEEMTNVHIEWNNIPGDGYQEKKNLMLASGDLPDAFYKAEFTDQDIVKYGQSGALISLEELIEEYAPNIQKLFERRPEIKSMVTAPDGHIYSLPRAEEMGLSSVPNFHSINKTWLDKLGLKVPSTLEEYHDVLKAFKEKDPNGNGKQDEIPLSFMYNFWTGNFGDMFGSFNMPDNVDHRIVRDGKVIFTAAQPEYKEAIEYYHKWVKEGLIDQESFTQDATQYLAKGKTEAPTLGSYIWWETEEVVGPERKDDYVLLPPLEGPNGDIVVGRSNYSEYERGAFVITSANKHPEITMRWVDQLYEPKMSAQISWGPIGEIYEEDENGMLVNKELPEGIAMGELRQKVAPNGPTAVLREDFGTVVDMEPRAKERLDNIKNIYAPYLEEENYPQIFFSPEELDTINQIEVEIKEFVNQKQAHWLMEGGIEKEWDDYLKQLNDMGLEKLMEIYQEGLDRFNQNQS, encoded by the coding sequence ATGAAAAAGGGATTAAAGATCTTCTCAGCGGTGATGTTAAGCTCCGTTCTTCTGTTAACTGCTTGTACTTCTAATGAAACTTCAAACAAACAAAAGGAATCGAAAAGTGCTTTTAATAAAACAGGATTGCCGATTGTTAATGAGAGCATAACATTAAATTTTGTATCACCAAAAGCTCCTCTTGCACCAAATTATAATGAAATGGCCATCGTTCAACAGTTAGAAGAAATGACAAATGTTCATATTGAGTGGAATAATATTCCGGGAGATGGCTATCAAGAAAAGAAAAATCTAATGCTAGCAAGTGGTGATCTGCCAGATGCCTTTTATAAAGCAGAATTTACAGATCAAGATATAGTTAAGTATGGTCAAAGCGGAGCGCTTATTTCATTAGAAGAATTAATTGAGGAGTATGCCCCAAATATTCAAAAGCTATTTGAAAGAAGACCAGAGATCAAGAGTATGGTAACAGCTCCTGATGGTCATATCTATTCTCTTCCACGTGCAGAGGAAATGGGGTTATCATCTGTTCCAAACTTTCACTCTATCAATAAAACGTGGTTAGATAAACTAGGATTAAAAGTACCTTCCACTCTAGAAGAATACCATGATGTTTTGAAAGCCTTTAAAGAGAAGGATCCAAATGGAAATGGAAAGCAAGATGAAATACCGTTAAGCTTTATGTATAATTTTTGGACTGGAAACTTCGGTGATATGTTTGGTTCATTTAATATGCCAGATAACGTTGATCATCGAATTGTACGTGATGGAAAAGTTATTTTCACAGCTGCTCAGCCTGAATATAAAGAAGCGATTGAATATTATCATAAATGGGTAAAAGAGGGTCTAATTGATCAAGAATCCTTTACACAAGACGCAACACAATATCTAGCAAAAGGTAAAACAGAAGCTCCTACATTAGGCTCCTACATTTGGTGGGAAACGGAAGAGGTTGTTGGTCCTGAACGTAAGGATGATTATGTCCTTCTGCCTCCATTAGAAGGTCCAAACGGTGATATTGTAGTAGGGCGCTCAAACTACTCTGAGTATGAACGAGGTGCATTTGTCATCACCTCAGCTAATAAACACCCAGAAATTACAATGCGATGGGTTGATCAGTTGTATGAACCAAAAATGTCAGCACAGATTAGCTGGGGGCCGATTGGGGAAATTTATGAGGAAGATGAAAATGGAATGTTGGTCAATAAAGAGCTTCCAGAAGGAATAGCTATGGGAGAACTTCGCCAAAAGGTTGCTCCTAATGGACCTACTGCTGTACTAAGAGAAGACTTTGGTACTGTAGTTGATATGGAGCCTCGTGCAAAAGAACGTTTAGATAATATTAAAAATATATATGCACCATATTTAGAAGAAGAAAACTACCCGCAAATTTTCTTCAGCCCAGAAGAACTAGATACGATTAATCAAATTGAAGTAGAAATCAAAGAATTTGTTAACCAAAAGCAAGCACATTGGCTAATGGAGGGCGGCATTGAAAAAGAGTGGGATGATTACCTGAAACAACTTAATGATATGGGGTTAGAAAAATTGATGGAAATCTATCAAGAAGGCCTTGATCGATTTAATCAAAATCAGTCATAA
- a CDS encoding GH32 C-terminal domain-containing protein translates to MSKRLVAHWSFDEGKGKEVEDSIQKLRDPISYVFNHAHFQPSSEPQWRKGIVGHALLFDGYSTWVTRKYKNSNICREALTIEAWVAPRSFGGNEDEKLTAIVNQHNRKEKQGYILGVYKHGKWSLQVGIEEDWLEIWANNHPLPRNQWSYIVAVFNSREAEMKLYLNGREIEAKKLHTSAVIASCHENLLIGKNNHSKIVADVFSLNMFNGLIDEVKIHNQALSAEEIMDCFHTYLLPFSGEIPSIPYDDIKINRVILEHDRHRPQYHLTAPGQWMNEPHAPLYFQGKYHLFYQHNPQGPYWGNIQWGHWISTDMVHWIDVPIALSTEDDGLAPDGIWSGHASYDQDGLPVLFFTAGNLEKSPNQMTGLARSTFLLDHDSNLIKWVKHPEPVTVQPEGRNLHHDGFRDPFVWREGDTWYQIVGSGIEGICGAITGFTSTDLIKWDYHGLLYEDQNQKFPYLGEVWELPILLPMRSGKHILIISPVGKGADVEVFYWLGVWDKEHFRFIPDDDEPQIIDVGDFHFTGPSAMIDPKTGRLILFTITQGNRTPKNEYLAGWAHNGGLPVHLTLREDGRLGVEPIEELQSLRTEKLICMVNKSSQEVNKLLKNVMGDMLEIKLELYSNKTKQYGIKVRCSPEGEEETLIYYDQVDEKFNVNREKTTQNQEELTKGVQGGKLELNGENLRLHIFLDRSMIEAYANGLKSLTTRVYPNRKDSLGLKIWGNVTVKSMEVWKLKSIHSN, encoded by the coding sequence ATGTCTAAGCGCTTGGTTGCTCATTGGTCGTTTGATGAAGGAAAAGGCAAAGAGGTGGAGGATTCCATTCAAAAATTGAGGGACCCAATAAGTTATGTTTTTAATCATGCACACTTCCAGCCGTCAAGTGAGCCGCAGTGGAGAAAAGGAATAGTTGGTCATGCGTTACTATTTGATGGATATTCTACTTGGGTAACTAGAAAATATAAAAATAGTAATATATGTAGAGAAGCATTAACAATTGAGGCATGGGTAGCACCGAGGTCTTTTGGTGGTAATGAGGATGAAAAGCTCACTGCGATTGTTAATCAACACAATCGAAAAGAAAAACAGGGGTATATACTAGGTGTCTATAAACATGGAAAATGGTCGCTTCAAGTGGGAATTGAAGAAGATTGGCTAGAGATTTGGGCTAATAATCATCCATTACCTAGAAATCAATGGTCTTACATTGTAGCGGTATTTAATAGTAGAGAAGCAGAAATGAAATTGTATTTAAATGGGAGAGAAATTGAAGCAAAGAAACTACATACCTCTGCTGTTATTGCCTCATGCCATGAGAACTTACTAATTGGAAAGAATAATCATTCAAAAATAGTTGCTGATGTTTTTTCATTAAATATGTTTAATGGATTAATAGATGAAGTAAAGATTCATAATCAAGCACTCTCTGCAGAGGAAATAATGGATTGCTTTCATACTTATTTACTTCCATTTAGTGGAGAAATTCCTTCTATTCCTTATGATGATATCAAGATTAATCGGGTAATTCTAGAACATGACCGCCATCGACCTCAATATCATCTAACAGCACCGGGACAATGGATGAATGAACCTCATGCACCACTATATTTTCAAGGGAAATATCATTTGTTTTACCAGCATAACCCTCAAGGGCCCTATTGGGGGAATATTCAGTGGGGGCATTGGATAAGCACTGATATGGTTCATTGGATTGATGTACCTATTGCTTTATCAACTGAAGATGATGGCTTGGCACCTGATGGGATATGGTCGGGTCATGCTAGTTATGATCAAGATGGTTTGCCTGTTTTATTTTTTACAGCAGGGAATTTAGAAAAGTCCCCAAATCAAATGACAGGTTTAGCCAGGAGCACTTTTTTACTTGATCATGATTCTAATTTAATAAAGTGGGTGAAGCATCCTGAGCCAGTAACAGTGCAACCTGAAGGGAGAAACCTTCATCATGATGGTTTCCGTGATCCTTTTGTTTGGCGTGAAGGAGACACATGGTATCAAATTGTTGGTTCTGGTATTGAGGGGATTTGTGGTGCAATTACAGGGTTTACTTCAACTGATTTGATAAAGTGGGATTATCATGGCCTACTATACGAAGATCAAAATCAAAAATTTCCATACCTAGGAGAAGTTTGGGAGCTTCCTATCTTACTGCCAATGCGAAGCGGGAAGCATATTTTAATAATTAGCCCAGTTGGAAAAGGGGCAGATGTAGAGGTTTTTTATTGGTTGGGTGTGTGGGATAAGGAACATTTTCGCTTTATACCTGATGATGATGAGCCTCAGATTATTGATGTTGGTGATTTTCATTTTACTGGTCCAAGCGCAATGATTGATCCGAAAACAGGTCGGTTGATTTTGTTTACGATCACACAAGGGAACCGTACACCTAAAAATGAGTATTTAGCTGGTTGGGCACATAATGGCGGTCTTCCTGTTCATTTAACATTGAGGGAAGATGGTCGTCTTGGGGTTGAACCAATTGAAGAGCTTCAGTCCCTGCGAACAGAAAAGCTAATCTGCATGGTGAACAAATCATCTCAAGAAGTTAATAAATTATTAAAAAATGTAATGGGCGATATGCTTGAAATAAAATTGGAACTGTATTCAAATAAGACAAAACAGTATGGAATAAAGGTACGGTGCTCTCCTGAGGGTGAAGAAGAGACACTGATCTACTATGATCAAGTAGATGAAAAATTCAATGTCAATCGAGAAAAAACCACCCAAAATCAAGAAGAGTTGACAAAAGGAGTTCAAGGGGGAAAGTTAGAGCTAAATGGAGAAAATTTAAGACTTCATATTTTTTTGGACAGATCAATGATAGAGGCTTATGCAAATGGATTAAAAAGTTTAACGACAAGGGTGTATCCAAATAGAAAAGACTCTCTAGGTCTAAAAATATGGGGAAATGTTACAGTAAAATCAATGGAGGTATGGAAGTTAAAATCGATACACTCTAACTAA
- a CDS encoding LacI family DNA-binding transcriptional regulator, with translation MYGVKGGEKPAASMKDVAEKAGVSTATVSHVINQTRFVAEETKVKVIQAMKELDYRPNSAARSLRSSKSKTIGLLIPVMGSDTSNFFFMSIAQGIENKLKEHGYNLILSNSNEQPENEEEQIKAYNAQLIDGLIMAPTGTDQSYLENTLSGTYPVVFIDRKPQGYDGDCVLVDNFQGTNEAVKLLFQKGHKKIGYVSGALGISTSDERLSGYKRELEEHNIPVLSSLIKIGDASFDTGYKLTKELMEKEKITALLVANNVMTMGAMAYLQESQTKIPEELAVIGYDDYDWAKITTPPLTVIKQPAFELGVTAGEALLERINNPEKIFEEYRLSTEMVIRKSI, from the coding sequence ATGTATGGTGTAAAAGGCGGAGAAAAACCCGCAGCTAGCATGAAAGATGTAGCTGAAAAAGCAGGAGTTTCTACGGCGACAGTTTCTCATGTAATTAATCAAACACGTTTTGTTGCCGAAGAAACAAAGGTAAAAGTGATCCAAGCAATGAAAGAGCTTGACTACCGGCCAAATTCTGCAGCGCGGAGTTTAAGAAGTTCTAAATCAAAAACAATCGGGCTCCTAATTCCAGTAATGGGTTCAGATACCTCCAATTTTTTCTTTATGTCAATCGCTCAAGGAATTGAAAATAAATTAAAAGAGCACGGCTATAATTTGATTTTGAGTAACTCAAATGAACAACCGGAAAATGAGGAAGAACAAATTAAAGCATATAATGCTCAGCTAATCGACGGATTAATTATGGCTCCTACAGGTACCGATCAATCCTATTTAGAGAATACATTAAGTGGAACTTATCCGGTTGTGTTTATTGATCGAAAGCCGCAAGGTTATGATGGAGACTGTGTCTTAGTTGATAACTTTCAAGGGACAAATGAAGCTGTTAAATTACTTTTCCAAAAGGGACATAAAAAAATCGGGTATGTATCGGGAGCATTAGGAATATCAACTAGTGATGAACGTCTTAGTGGCTATAAAAGAGAACTAGAAGAACACAACATTCCTGTATTGTCATCACTTATCAAAATCGGAGATGCAAGTTTTGATACAGGTTATAAACTAACAAAAGAACTAATGGAAAAAGAAAAGATAACAGCATTACTTGTTGCAAATAATGTCATGACAATGGGGGCTATGGCATATTTACAAGAAAGCCAAACGAAAATTCCTGAGGAACTAGCTGTCATTGGTTATGATGATTATGATTGGGCAAAAATTACTACTCCTCCTTTAACCGTTATTAAACAGCCGGCATTTGAATTAGGTGTTACCGCTGGAGAAGCATTATTAGAGAGAATTAATAATCCTGAAAAAATATTTGAGGAATACCGACTATCAACAGAAATGGTTATTCGCAAATCTATTTAA